One segment of Belonocnema kinseyi isolate 2016_QV_RU_SX_M_011 chromosome 7, B_treatae_v1, whole genome shotgun sequence DNA contains the following:
- the LOC117176471 gene encoding uncharacterized protein LOC117176471, producing the protein MTSSKDSRYSDDTVLQNVNHFVTVTQKNKQTNSAHLNFLMECILPIMKEEDETFKRLYNSIQYGGSFYKGTKISNAEEYDLDLIIKLQETPLKVEMSKNKPGYVKIKLQDPHVDVWKNYHGQSWLAIPKPLNGDEGNLLWRASFYEQEKELLLSKKHLKNVLRLLKKLRNQENFSNLSSYYIETLFFHEIDSQNPYFWEQNSLTYLFMHMLKKLQRALENCEIKSYWAKNSNLLERLSKEEKQNMASRLKKIVNIIEKTIDSDPLAIARFLLNEKEMKKLSTEYDEL; encoded by the exons ATGACTTCATCCAAAGATTCAAGATACTCTGATGATACAGTTCTTCAAAATGTAAACCACTTTGTTACGGTAACgcagaaaaataaacaaactaattcAGCACATTTGAATTTC TTAATGGAATGCATATTACCAATTATGAAAGAAGAGGATGAGACTTTCAAGCGCTTGTACAATTCGATACAGTATGGTGGTTCCTTCTATAAAGGTACCAAAATTAGCAATGCCGAGGAATACGATTTGGATTTAATTATTAAGCTGCAGGAGACACCTTTAAAG GTTGAAATGTCCAAAAATAAACCTGggtatgtaaaaataaaacttcaagaTCCTCATGTGGATGTTTGGAAAAATTATCACGGGcaa AGTTGGCTAGCAATTCCGAAACCTTTGAATGGAGATGAAGGAAATCTATTGTGGCGCGCATCCTTTTATGAGCAGGAGAAAGaacttttattatcaaaaaaacacttgaaaaatgtCCTAAGACTTTTGAAG aaattacgaAACCaggagaatttttcaaatttgtccagTTACTACATTGAGACTCTTTTTTTCCATGAAATAGACTctcaaaatccatatttttgggaACAAAATTCATTAACATATTTGTTCATGCAC ATGTTGAAAAAACTACAACGTGCGCTAGAAAACTGTGAGATAAAATCTTATTgggcaaaaaattcaaatttgttagaaAGACTTTCCAAAGAGGAAAAGCAGAATATGGCATCCcgcctaaaaaaaattgttaatataattgaaaagaCGATTGATAGCGATCCTCTCGCAATTGCAAGATTTCTTT tgaacgagaaagaaatgaaaaaattgtcaaccGAATATGACGAGTTATAA